In Runella sp. SP2, the genomic window AAAATCAATTTCATTGGCTTTGAAGCCAAAATTTTGGTTAAGATCTTGGGTGTTAATCCCTTGAAACATCCCACAATCAAGCAAAACTTTTGTTCCTTTTTCGGTCGTAATCAGGTGCTTAGAGCCCGTTACGCGGCGCGCCGCGCCAAAGAATTGTATTTTCATCTGATTTTTTGTTTAAACGTAAAGCCCCGAGTCTCGAATTAAACGTATTTATTCGACATTCTGCACTCTAAACTCGACATTCTGCATTTGACATTCGTCACTACTTTATGGTTTTGTCACTACTTCGTCCAAATTAAGCATGGCATTTGCCGTGACAGTCAGAGCCGCCAGTTCGGGCGTGGCGTTGCCATCGTTGGCCAAAAGCTTCTTCGTTGCACCAGTATCTTTTCGATAGTTTGCCAATGACTTGTTATACAAATTAAGCAAAACTTGTAAACGTTTGGGAGAGATGGATTGGTACGTCAAACGGCGGTAGGCTTCGCGAATTTGCTCCTGCGGACTCGCATACTTCGCCGCAATAGCTTCCGAAAAACAGTGCGCTGCCTCCAAATACACGGGGTCGTTGAGCGTTACCAATGCCTGCAATGGCGTGTTGGTTCGGATGCGCCTTACTTGACAAAACTCCCGACTGGGGGCATCAAACATCACCATCGACGGATAAGGAGCCGTCCGTTTCCAATAAGTATATAACGCTCGACGGTAGCGGTCTTCGCCTGCGCTCAGTTGCCATTTTGCCCCATCGTAGGGCGAAAGCCAAATATTATCGGGCTGCAAGGGCATCACGCTACGTCCGTACATTTTATGCGACAACAAACCACTGGTAGCCAGCAATTGGTCACGAATTTGCTCGGCCGAAAGACGCGCCCGTGGCCCCCGCGACAACCATTTGTTGAAGGGGTCTTGGGCTAATTTTTCGGGAGTGACGGCAGTACTTTGTCGGTAAGTGGCCGAAAGCGTGATTTGTTTGAGCAGTTTTTTGAGGCTCCATTGGTGCGTTTCCATCAACTCCACCGACAGCCAGTCCAGTAATTCTTGGTGGGTGGGGGTAATTCCTTGTGAGCCAAAATCCTCCACCGTTTCCACAATACCTGTCCCAAACAATTGTTCCCAAATCCGATTTACCGCCACGCGTGCTGTAAGCGGATGCTCGCGCGAAGTCATCCATTGGGCCAAATCCAAGCGGTTTTTCATAGAAGCGGTTTTTTCCCCAGATTCTCTAAAGAGATTTGGCACGTCAGGGTTTACTTTCTTGCCCTTGACCGTCCAGTTGCCTCGCTCAAAGACGTGTGTCGTACGCGCCAAATCGCCGTGTCCATCGTACATAATGGGCGTACTTTCCACCCCACCCGTTAGAATTTCGGCGTACAATTTTTCAACATCAGTAAAGCCTGCTTCGTCTTTCCCTGGCAAAGCTTCTTGAAACGCCGCCCACTTTATTTTTACCCATTCTTTGGGGGTTTTGGGGCTATGCAGCGTCCAAAATAGCGAATGTTTCCCTCCATCAGACGCTACAGGCAGCACCATCACGGTATCTCCCACTTTAGATAATTCGAGCGAAAGAATCACTTTTCCTTTGATACTATCTTGGTGAAGTTGCAAAAGCGCATTTTCAGCATTGGTACCGATGTTCAGCAATAACCTATTTTTACCAGTCAGCGTCACATTCGGCCAGCGCGCCGTTCCTTGGTCTTGGATACCGAAGTATTTTGCATCTAGCAACGACGCATTGACGTGTTGGTCAAAATCGTGCGAATTGACCTTCGGCTCCATAATCCGCGCAAAACGCTGAAAATCGGGCAATTTCACCCCTTTTTGCCCTTGATGCGCTTTTATCCACTGCTCAATTTTTACAATCCGCACCGAGTCTTCTTTTCCATAAAAACGCAGCGTCGGCGTATCACTCGTCACGTCTTCGTCGCGGGTATTATTAAAAAACGCCAAGTATTTGTAGTATTCCTCGTGGGTAAACGGGTCATACGGGTGACTGTGACATTGCACACATCCAAACGTCGTTCCCTGAAAAACGTCCCAAGTCGTATTTACTCGGTCGATAACCGCCGCCACCCGAAACTCTTCGTCTTGCGTTCCCCCTTCGTCGTTGTTCATGGTATTGCGGTGAAAACCAGTCGCAATCAACTGAGCATCGGTGGGGTTAGGCAACAAATCACCCGCGAGTTGCTCCACCACAAACTTGTCGTACGGTTTGTCTTCGTTAAACGCCTTGATGAGCCAATCGCGGTAACGCCAAATGCTCCGCCCAGGGTCGCGTTCGTAGCCTTTGGTATCGGCATAACGGGCCAAATCGAGCCACATTCCCGCCCAGCGCTCCCCGTAGCCCGACGAAGCCAAGAGCGAATCCACTAAATTTTCGTAGGCTTTGGGAGAAGTATCTTTCAAAAATCGCTGTACTTGGGCATCCGTCGGTGGCAAGCCCGTCAAGTCCAAGCTCACTCGACGAATGAGCGTGGCGCGGTCGGCTTCGGGAGCAGGTTTGAGCTGCTGTTCGCGCAGTTTTTCCAGCACAAAGTGGTCAATTTCGTTTTTAGCCCAACGCGTTTCATCATCGTCGGTCAAGCCCAATCGCGCCCAAAAACTGCCAACAGAAGGCACACTTGGCCGTTCGACTCGGTTGTACGCCCAATGGTTGCCCCACTTAGCGCCTTGGTCAATCCATTTGGTAAGAATCTCGACTTCTTCGGTTGAAAGTGGAGGACCGTCTTTAGGCATTTTATCTTCGTGGCCTTCGGGAAGCAAAATTCGACGCATCATTTCACTCTCCTCGGCGTCACCTGCCACCACAGGAGGTTTTCCCGATTTGGCAGGGTCGTACATGTCTTTTTCAAACAAAAAACTCACGCCTCCTGCTTTTTTGACCCCACCGTGGCACGCCATGCAGTGCTTGTTCAAAATGGGTTTTACCTCCTCATTAAAATTGATTTGGTGACTAAAAATCCCTAAAAACGAAAAGGAACTCAACAGCACAACCGCCGCAGCCCCCGTCAGTATCCATTTTGATTTCATTTTTTTGTTTTCTTCAAAAATCAAATCTAGCCTTTCCATTTATAAAAGGCGTGGAGTCTCTTTTTCTCACTCAATCAATTGCTTCAGTTACTTTGTAAACACATAGTTCAGATAGAATTTCCACATAGAGAACAGAGCTATGTTTTCTATGTGAAAATTCTAATGTGCTCTATGTGTTTTAGAATGGATATAGACGCAAATTCTGTATCTTCCCCCAAAAACTCCTTAACCATGTCTGAAATTACTACTACCCTCACGGCCAGCGAAGGCACCTCGCTTTTTGCCCGCGCTTGGCTCGCACCTTCCCCCAAAGCAGTCATCGTACTCATTCACGGATTTGGCGAACACAGTGGTCGCTACGCCCATTTTGCTGATTTTTTTAACCAAAACGGCTATTCCGTCGTTTCAATGGACAACCGAGGCCACGGTAAATCGGGAGGGAAACGTGGGCACGCTCCTACTTATGATGTTTATCTCAATGACATTGAAACCCTTCTCAACTATGCCAAACAACAAGTACCTCAGCTTCCTATCTATCTCTACGGGCACTCAATGGGGGGAAATTTGGTGCTTAATTACTCCCTTCGTCGCAAACCTGCCCTCAAAGGCGTGATTGCCACTGGCCCGTGGATTCGACTGGCGTTTGAACCGAAGCCTATTTTAGTGACCATCGGTAAACTTTTTCGCAAGGTGCTCCCAGGATTTTCGCAAGGAAGTGGCTTGATACAAGACCATATTTCCAAAGACCCCGCCGTGGTAGAAGCCTATAAAAATGATCCGTTGGTTCACGGTACCATCACTGCCTCCGCGAGCATTGGACTACTTGAAGCCGCTGCTTTTCTCAATTCGTACGAAAAACCTATGCCCATCCCGACCCTCATCATGCACGGCGACGAGGACTTGCTTACTTCTCAACCCGCCAGCGAAGAGTTTGCACAGCGGGTTGGTGGCTCAGTCACTTACAAAAAATGGCAGAGTATGTACCACGAAATTCACAATGAACCTCAAAAATTGGAAGTTTTTAATTTTACCTTGGGGTGGTTGGAGCATGATATAAAAGACTGATTTATCGACAAAATCGTCGGGTTAGTACATAAAATAGACCATACGCCATCGGTTTTCATTTGGTATTGAGGAATTTTGCCCAATAATCATTCAAACTAACAACCCAAAAATGGAAAAATTACGATTTACGGCTAGTTGGATGCTCGCAGGAGCACTTTCTGTCGCATTCATCAAATCAGACGACCCCAAACCCAACAAAGGTCTTGACCTCTCGGGCATGGATTTGAGCGTTAGCCCACGCGAGGACTTCTTTTTGTATGCCAACGGTAGCTGGTTGAAAAAAACTGAGATTCCTGCCTCCGAAACGGCTTGGGGTTCGTTCAATATTCTTCGTGATAGCAATTCCAAAAACCTCAAAGCTATTTTGGAAGAAGCCGCCGCGAGCAAATCTCCCAGGGGAAGTGTAAAACAGCGCGTTGGTGATTTTTTTGCGTCGGGCATGGACACCCTTGCCATCGAAAAGCTTGGCTACGAACCCATTAAGCCTATTTTGGCCGAAATCGACAAAATCAAAAACTACGAAGATTTACTCCGTTATTCGGCCACTCACCCCCAAGACGGAGGAAGTACGTTTATTGGTGCAGGTATTGGTCAAGATGCCAAAAACCCCGATACATACATCGTAAGTATGCGCCAAACGGGCACAGGACTTCCTGAAAAAGACTATTACACCAAAGCCGACGAGCCTACTATCAAGGTTCGGAATGCTTACAAAAAATACATCGCGACGCTGTTTACTCTCACGGGCACCGATGCCGCCAAAGCCCAACAGTTGGCCGACGATATTTTGGCCTTAGAAACCCAAATCGCTACTTCGCACATGGGTCGCATCGAAATGAGAAATCCCGTAGCGATGTACAACAAATTTGCCACCAAAGATTTTGCCGCCAAAGTACCTAATCTCAACTTGGTGAATGGACTAACGACGATGCGCATGAAAACCGACAGCATCATTGTAGCCCAACCCAAATACTACGAAGCCCTCAACGAGTGGTTGCCCAAAGCCAACATCGAAACGTTAAAAGCCAAAATGAAGTTTTCGGTGATTAGTGGCGCGGCCAACTACCTCAGCAAACCTTTTGTAGAAGCTAGTTTTGAATACAGTGGCAAAACCCTCAACGGACAAAAAATGCAACAAGACCGCTGGAAACGCATTTCGAGCCTTACCGACAACCTCGCGGGCGATTTGTTGGGGCAGCTTTACGTGGAAAAACACTTCAAACCAGAAGCGAAAAAACGCATGGATGAGTTGGTAGCAAACCTGCAAAAAGTGTTTGAAAAACGCATCAACGAACTCGACTGGATGACCGCTGAAACCAAAGTAGAAGCCCTCCGAAAACTCAAGGCATTTACGCCCAAAATTGGCTACCCGTCTAAATGGAAAACGTACGAAGGCGTTAACGTAAAACGCAACGATTTCTATGGCAACGTGCGAGCCTTTGGCAAATGGCGTTACGAAGAAATGTTGGGTCGTTTGGGCAAATCCGTTGATAAAACTGAATGGGGTATGACGCCGCCAACGGTGAACGCCTACTACAGCCCATTGCGCAACGAAATCGCGTTTCCAGCGGGGATTTTGCAATGGCCTTTCTTTGACCCAGAAGCCGACGATGCCTTCAACTACGGTGCCATCGGTGCCGTGATTGGCCACGAAATGACGCACGGATTCGACGACCAAGGACGACAATACAACTACATGGGAATGCTCAAAAATTGGTGGAAAAAAGACGACAACGACCAGTTTAAACAACGCGCCCAAGTGGTGATTGACCAGTACGACAGTTTTACGGTTTTGGATAATTTGCACGTAAAAGGTCAGTTGACATTAGGCGAAAACATTGCCGATATTGGTGGTCTTTCGGTCGCTTACGAAGCCTTCAAAACGTTTACGAAGCAAGGCAAAGGCAACGAAAAAATCGACGGTTTTACGCCTGAACAACGTTTCTTTTTGGCGTTTGGGCAAATTTGGCGGGCCAAACTCCGCGACGAAGCCCTTCGCTTGAGAGTCAACACCGACCCACACTCTCCAGGGCAGTTCCGCGCCAATGGCCCGTTGTCCAATTTTGAGCCATTTTACAAAGCATTTGGTGTACAACCTGGCGACAAAATGTACCGTCCAGAAGCCAATCGAGTAAAAATTTGGTAATTTATTCTCATTTTTTACCCTAAAAACCGCCTTTGTCTTCATCGACAAGGCGATTTTTTGTTATAAAAGCCGTAATTTTGCGACTTCATTTTTTACAACTAAGTCATCCCTAGTTATTTTACCACTACATACCGCACTAATTGCCTAATAATCAAAGTATTTTAAACCAAAAAACACGATTTAGAAGCAACCATTTGAAGTGCGCAAACTCCCAATCCAATGAAAAAAATCCAATCGGCCTTACTTTCGGTTTATTACAAAGACGGTCTTGAACCAATCGTAAGACTCCTCCACCAACACGGCGTAAAGCTGTACTCAACGGGTGGAACACAGACGTTCATCGAAAACATGGGAATTCCTGTGACTGCGGTGGAAGACCTTACAGGCTACCCTTCTATTTTCGGAGGCCGCGTAAAAACGCTTCACCCTGCTGTTTTTGGAGGTATTTTGTACCGTCGTGACGACGCTGGCGACTTGGCCCAAGCGGCTCAGTTCAACATTCCATCAATTGACTTGGTGGTTGTCGATTTGTATCCTTTTGAGGAAACTGTTGCGTCGGGGGCAAGTGCCGAAGACATCATCGAAAAAATCGACATTGGAGGTATTTCATTGATTCGGGCAGGGGCTAAAAACTTCCAAGATTCACTCATCGTTTCATCGCGGAATCAATACGCTGACGTACTCAACATTCTTACTGAAAAAGGCGGTGCTACCGACCTCGCCGACCGTCGTCGTTATGCACAAGAAGCATTTGCCACTACCAGCCATTACGACACTGCGATTAATCAGTGGTTTATAGCCCCCCAGCCCCCAATGGGGGTGAAAGAAGGCTCCCCCATTGGGGGCTGGGGGGCTGGGGCTACCCTTCGCTATGGCGAAAACCCGCACCAAGCCGCGACATTTTACGGGGATTTGGATGCGATGTTCGACAAACTTCACGGAAAAGAGTTGTCGTACAACAACTTAGTCGATGTTGACGCTTGCGTTTCTCTCATCGACGAGTTTGGCGATGAACCAACTTTTGCAATTATCAAACATACCAATGCTTGCGGCGTAGCAACGGCTGCCACTGCTCATCAGGCTTACGTAAATGCCTTGGCCTGCGACCCAGTTTCGGCTTTCGGAGGGGTAATTATTACCAATACAACCGTGGACTTGGCCACAGCTGAAGAACTTAACAAGCTCTTCATGGAGATTTTGATTGCTCCTGCCTACGAAGCAGACGCGTTGGCGTTGTTGCAATCAAAGAAAAACCGCATTCTTCTCCAGCGTAAAAACATTGAGTTACCTACCAAAATGTTCAAAACCATCCTCAACGGGGTGCTCGAACAAGACAAAGATTTGGTAGTAGAAACGGCTTCTCAGTTTACAACCGTGACGAAAGTAGCTCCTACGGATGCGGAAGTAAAAGCATTAGAATTTGCGTTGAAAGTGTGTAAACATACCAAATCAAACACGATTGTATTGGCCAACGAAAACCAACTTCTTGCGAGTGGGACGGGTCAAACTTCGCGCGTGGATGCTCTTCGTCAGGCGATTGAAAAAGCAAAATCGTTTGGCTTTGAATTGAAAGGTTCAGTAATGGCTTCGGATGCGTTCTTCCCGTTTGCTGACTGCGTCGAAATCGCGCACAATGCAGGTGTTACCGCAGTGGTACAACCAGGTGGCTCTATCCGCGACAAAGATTCGATTGAATACTGCGACGCCAACGGCATGGCGATGGTGACAACGGGCGTTCGTCACTTTAAGCACTAAAGTGAGAGGGTTGCTCACAACCCTCTACTACAAATACGGTCGGGTTGTAAGCAACCCTCTACACGGCGAAAAGCGGCGGTCGGTTTGAAACTGGCCGCCGCTTTTTTTGTATTCTTCGGAGGTCTCTTGTGTAGATTACTCCCCATTTGACCTTTATCTAGTAAATCAATCGTTTTCCCCAATGAACCGCTTTTTGTTGTTCTTTTTGTGTTTGTCGCTTTCGGTAATTGGACAAACGCCCCCACCCTCCCCTTTGCGCGTTGAGCAGCTGCGGGTAGAGTACAAAACCAACCCCGTTGGTATTGATGCCTTTTTGCCTCGTTTTAGCTGGAAACTATTTTCCAAGGAGCGCAATACCCTTCAAAAATCGTATCAAATCCAAGTCTCAAAAGACGATAAATTTTCCAAAAAAGGGCTCATTTGGCAATCGGGCGAGGTTGTTTCTGACGCGTCTCATCTCATTGATTACCAAGGCCCTAACCTCCAAAGTCGCCAACGGTATTTTTGGAAAGTCAAAGTCACCGATAATTACGGAAACGTAGCCG contains:
- a CDS encoding DUF1553 domain-containing protein: MKSKWILTGAAAVVLLSSFSFLGIFSHQINFNEEVKPILNKHCMACHGGVKKAGGVSFLFEKDMYDPAKSGKPPVVAGDAEESEMMRRILLPEGHEDKMPKDGPPLSTEEVEILTKWIDQGAKWGNHWAYNRVERPSVPSVGSFWARLGLTDDDETRWAKNEIDHFVLEKLREQQLKPAPEADRATLIRRVSLDLTGLPPTDAQVQRFLKDTSPKAYENLVDSLLASSGYGERWAGMWLDLARYADTKGYERDPGRSIWRYRDWLIKAFNEDKPYDKFVVEQLAGDLLPNPTDAQLIATGFHRNTMNNDEGGTQDEEFRVAAVIDRVNTTWDVFQGTTFGCVQCHSHPYDPFTHEEYYKYLAFFNNTRDEDVTSDTPTLRFYGKEDSVRIVKIEQWIKAHQGQKGVKLPDFQRFARIMEPKVNSHDFDQHVNASLLDAKYFGIQDQGTARWPNVTLTGKNRLLLNIGTNAENALLQLHQDSIKGKVILSLELSKVGDTVMVLPVASDGGKHSLFWTLHSPKTPKEWVKIKWAAFQEALPGKDEAGFTDVEKLYAEILTGGVESTPIMYDGHGDLARTTHVFERGNWTVKGKKVNPDVPNLFRESGEKTASMKNRLDLAQWMTSREHPLTARVAVNRIWEQLFGTGIVETVEDFGSQGITPTHQELLDWLSVELMETHQWSLKKLLKQITLSATYRQSTAVTPEKLAQDPFNKWLSRGPRARLSAEQIRDQLLATSGLLSHKMYGRSVMPLQPDNIWLSPYDGAKWQLSAGEDRYRRALYTYWKRTAPYPSMVMFDAPSREFCQVRRIRTNTPLQALVTLNDPVYLEAAHCFSEAIAAKYASPQEQIREAYRRLTYQSISPKRLQVLLNLYNKSLANYRKDTGATKKLLANDGNATPELAALTVTANAMLNLDEVVTKP
- a CDS encoding alpha/beta hydrolase, with product MSEITTTLTASEGTSLFARAWLAPSPKAVIVLIHGFGEHSGRYAHFADFFNQNGYSVVSMDNRGHGKSGGKRGHAPTYDVYLNDIETLLNYAKQQVPQLPIYLYGHSMGGNLVLNYSLRRKPALKGVIATGPWIRLAFEPKPILVTIGKLFRKVLPGFSQGSGLIQDHISKDPAVVEAYKNDPLVHGTITASASIGLLEAAAFLNSYEKPMPIPTLIMHGDEDLLTSQPASEEFAQRVGGSVTYKKWQSMYHEIHNEPQKLEVFNFTLGWLEHDIKD
- a CDS encoding M13 family metallopeptidase, with protein sequence MEKLRFTASWMLAGALSVAFIKSDDPKPNKGLDLSGMDLSVSPREDFFLYANGSWLKKTEIPASETAWGSFNILRDSNSKNLKAILEEAAASKSPRGSVKQRVGDFFASGMDTLAIEKLGYEPIKPILAEIDKIKNYEDLLRYSATHPQDGGSTFIGAGIGQDAKNPDTYIVSMRQTGTGLPEKDYYTKADEPTIKVRNAYKKYIATLFTLTGTDAAKAQQLADDILALETQIATSHMGRIEMRNPVAMYNKFATKDFAAKVPNLNLVNGLTTMRMKTDSIIVAQPKYYEALNEWLPKANIETLKAKMKFSVISGAANYLSKPFVEASFEYSGKTLNGQKMQQDRWKRISSLTDNLAGDLLGQLYVEKHFKPEAKKRMDELVANLQKVFEKRINELDWMTAETKVEALRKLKAFTPKIGYPSKWKTYEGVNVKRNDFYGNVRAFGKWRYEEMLGRLGKSVDKTEWGMTPPTVNAYYSPLRNEIAFPAGILQWPFFDPEADDAFNYGAIGAVIGHEMTHGFDDQGRQYNYMGMLKNWWKKDDNDQFKQRAQVVIDQYDSFTVLDNLHVKGQLTLGENIADIGGLSVAYEAFKTFTKQGKGNEKIDGFTPEQRFFLAFGQIWRAKLRDEALRLRVNTDPHSPGQFRANGPLSNFEPFYKAFGVQPGDKMYRPEANRVKIW
- the purH gene encoding bifunctional phosphoribosylaminoimidazolecarboxamide formyltransferase/IMP cyclohydrolase, which gives rise to MKKIQSALLSVYYKDGLEPIVRLLHQHGVKLYSTGGTQTFIENMGIPVTAVEDLTGYPSIFGGRVKTLHPAVFGGILYRRDDAGDLAQAAQFNIPSIDLVVVDLYPFEETVASGASAEDIIEKIDIGGISLIRAGAKNFQDSLIVSSRNQYADVLNILTEKGGATDLADRRRYAQEAFATTSHYDTAINQWFIAPQPPMGVKEGSPIGGWGAGATLRYGENPHQAATFYGDLDAMFDKLHGKELSYNNLVDVDACVSLIDEFGDEPTFAIIKHTNACGVATAATAHQAYVNALACDPVSAFGGVIITNTTVDLATAEELNKLFMEILIAPAYEADALALLQSKKNRILLQRKNIELPTKMFKTILNGVLEQDKDLVVETASQFTTVTKVAPTDAEVKALEFALKVCKHTKSNTIVLANENQLLASGTGQTSRVDALRQAIEKAKSFGFELKGSVMASDAFFPFADCVEIAHNAGVTAVVQPGGSIRDKDSIEYCDANGMAMVTTGVRHFKH